In Methylotenera mobilis JLW8, the following are encoded in one genomic region:
- a CDS encoding prohibitin family protein: MAILNTPSAQSQSGAIKIIKYIAILIAAFILISWLNPFVVINAGNRGVITTFGKVNPRVLEEGLHFRIPIVQQVAEINVQIQKGEGDGDAASRDLQQVHAKIALNYHLIPDRVAETYQSIGDLNSVGDRIIIPAVQEATKATTAKYTAEELISKRPEVRDQISQFMRDRLLRHGIQIDEFSIVNFRFSESFNQAIEAKTTAEQLKLKAERDLERIRVEAEQKIASAKAEAESLRLQKQEITPDLLKLREIENQRVALEKWDGRLPQVTGGSVPLINIK; the protein is encoded by the coding sequence ATGGCTATACTCAATACCCCTTCAGCGCAGTCTCAATCGGGTGCTATTAAGATAATTAAATACATAGCGATATTGATTGCGGCATTTATCCTGATCTCTTGGCTGAACCCATTTGTAGTGATCAATGCTGGCAATCGCGGTGTAATTACGACTTTTGGTAAGGTCAATCCTCGTGTGTTGGAAGAAGGCTTGCATTTTCGCATTCCAATCGTGCAGCAGGTAGCTGAAATTAATGTGCAGATACAAAAGGGCGAGGGTGATGGCGATGCTGCATCGCGTGACCTGCAACAAGTGCATGCCAAAATTGCGTTGAACTATCACTTAATTCCGGACCGCGTGGCAGAAACTTATCAGTCGATTGGTGATTTGAACTCTGTAGGTGATCGTATCATTATCCCTGCGGTGCAAGAGGCAACAAAAGCCACTACCGCTAAATACACAGCAGAAGAACTGATCAGCAAGCGCCCGGAAGTGCGCGACCAGATCAGTCAGTTTATGCGTGACCGGCTGTTGCGTCACGGTATTCAGATTGATGAGTTCAGTATCGTCAATTTCCGATTCTCCGAAAGCTTTAATCAGGCCATTGAAGCCAAGACTACCGCCGAGCAATTGAAGCTGAAAGCTGAGCGCGATCTTGAGAGGATACGCGTAGAGGCTGAACAAAAAATCGCATCAGCCAAAGCGGAAGCGGAGTCGCTACGCTTGCAGAAACAAGAGATCACACCGGATTTGCTGAAATTGCGCGAGATCGAAAATCAGCGCGTAGCGCTAGAAAAATGGGATGGTCGTTTGCCCCAGGTCACAGGTGGCTCGGTGCCGCTAATCAATATTAAGTAG
- the rpsT gene encoding 30S ribosomal protein S20, which translates to MANTAQARKRARQAVKQRAHNASLRSTLRTAIKKIIKAVEAGDKAAATAAYSENVSVIDRIADKNIIHKNKASRHKSRLNAAIKAMA; encoded by the coding sequence ATGGCAAATACCGCACAAGCAAGAAAACGTGCTCGTCAAGCAGTTAAGCAACGCGCTCACAATGCAAGCTTGCGTTCTACTTTGCGCACAGCAATTAAAAAAATCATTAAAGCTGTAGAAGCTGGCGATAAAGCTGCAGCTACTGCTGCGTACTCAGAGAATGTAAGCGTGATTGACCGCATTGCGGACAAAAACATCATTCACAAAAACAAAGCCTCACGTCATAAAAGCCGCTTAAACGCTGCGATTAAAGCGATGGCATAA